The following are encoded in a window of Kogia breviceps isolate mKogBre1 chromosome 10, mKogBre1 haplotype 1, whole genome shotgun sequence genomic DNA:
- the LOC131763289 gene encoding glutathione S-transferase A2, translated as MAGKPKLHYFNGRGRMEAIRWLLAAAGVEFEEIFIKTPEDLDKLRNEGSLMFQQVPMVEIDGMKLVQTRAILNYIATKYNLYGKDMKERALIDMYAEGVVDLGEMIMHLPLCPPDQKDAKTIQIKGSITNRYLPAFEKVLKGHGQDYLVGNKLSRADIHLVELLYYVEELDPSLLANFPLLKALKTRVSNLPAVKKFLQPGSQRKPPMDEKNLEEAKKIFRM; from the exons ATGGCGGGGAAACCCAAGCTTCACTACTTCAATGGACGGGGCAGAATGGAGGCCATCCGGTGGCTCCTGGCTGCAGCTGGAGTAGAG TTTGAAGAGATATTTATAAAAACTCCAGAAGACTTGGATAAGTTAAGAAATG aaGGGAGTTTGATGTTCCAGCAAGTGCCCATGGTTGAAATTGATGGGATGAAGCTGGTGCAGACCAGAGCCATTCTCAACTACATTGCCACCAAATACAACCTCTATGGGAAAGACATGAAAGAGAGAGCCCT GATTGATATGTATGCAGAGGGTGTGGTAGACCTGGGTGAAATGATCATGCATTTGCCACTGTGCCCACCTGATCAAAAAGATGCCAAGACGATCCAGATCAAAGGGAGTATAACAAACCGTTATCTTCCTGCATTTGAAAAA GTGTTGAAGGGCCATGGACAAGACTATCTTGTGGGCAACAAGCTGAGCAGGGCTGACATCCACCTGGTTGAACTTCTCTACTATGTGGAAGAGCTGGACCCCAGCCTTTTGGCCAACTTCCCTCTGCTGAAG GCCCTGAAAACCAGAGTCAGCAATCTCCCTGCCGTGAAGAAGTTTTTGCAGCCTGGCAGCCAGAGGAAGCCTCCCATGGATGAGAAAAATTTGGAAGAAGCAAAGAAGATTTTCAGGATGTAA